DNA sequence from the Sceloporus undulatus isolate JIND9_A2432 ecotype Alabama chromosome 4, SceUnd_v1.1, whole genome shotgun sequence genome:
TCAGTTGTGCATCAAAAGGTTATGGCCTGCTTTGCAGTAACAGCAGTCACTTGGCAAACTGGGTCACCAAACTGAAGTATGTCACTAGACTTCCAGAGAAAGAGGGGAGACAAGAAAGGAGACGCAGAAACAATACTGTGAGataaatgtgtgtgcgtgtgtcctgtatgtatacatacacacaatatcCTTTTCTACCTTCCCACTCTCCTGAAAAAAATGTGTAGCTGTAAAATCAAATGTGTCTTAATGGTAATTTAGAAGCTGAGACTTGATAATAAATTATACGTACCTTATGAAGTATTTTAGGCTATAATCCTATTCATATTTTCCTGGGAGTTATTTCAATAATACTCACTGAAGAGAGTCCTTGTGCCTGTTGATTCTTGTGAAGTATATTGTTTCTGAGACTGATTCTGTTTTATTCCTTCTGTACTATGGTTCCAACATGTTCCAGTGTTTTCTGTCAACATATAATCTGTCAGCATGGGTTTATTGTTACCAATAGAAAGGTGATAAAAGAACCTAAAGATGCTGCAAATACCATATGTTGCAGAAATGTAATCTGTCAAGTGCTATCAGCAAAAGATAAAAGCTGAATGTTTGCCCAGcaaaatgaaaactggaacaccCTGCACTCCTTTCTTGTCACCCTAGTTTCCTAGCTATTCTGAACATTcaagaattacattttaaaaggaatatgATTTGAGTCAGGTCATTTAAGCAATGAAACCTCACCTCACTTGGAGTGATAGGCTCACTCTTAAATACAATCAGATTTTGGGAGCTCTGTTCGCTCTGCCCAGTTAGATGTCTCTCAGGCATCACAGTCCGTGGATAGATTCCTGTAGGAACCCCAGTATTGTAAAACATGAACGTGTCACTCCCTGATCCTGCAGTCAGGCAGGTTTTATAGCAGTAAGTCTTGGAGAGAGATCCATTGCCCCGTACCTCAACAAAATGGGGCTGAACTTTTAAACTGGCTGACATTCCAGCATCAAGATGGTTGCTTGCTTGTTTGTACATTTCAACTGGGTACCTTTCTTGGGGAGTCCCACAGAAACCCACACAGTAGGACTTGCCATGCATGCTGTCTTTGTGGCACTTTAACACAGCAAGGACAAGAATTGTCaagagaaatataaatgaaactgaGCCCAGAGCAACAATCAGATAAAGGGTTATCTCTGAGTAACTTCTGGAACTTTTTATGTGCCTCCTAGTGTCGGGAATTATTCTTGAGATCCGGTCTACCACAGCAATGTTTATGGAGACAGAGGAAGACAAGGCTGGCTCTCCATTATCTCTCACCAGGATGGTAAGGTTGAAGGTAGGTGGACTGTCCTCACTTAGTTTTCGGGTAGTTCTAACTTCTCCATTGTGAACCTCCACACTAAAGAGGTCTGGAGCTGAGGCCTGGGCCAAGTGGAAGAACAACCATGCATTTTGCCCAGAGTCTGCATCAATGGCTATGATTTTGGTGACCAAATACCCAGCGCTAGCCAAACGAGGGATCATCTCCACTGCAACGGAGGCATTGGCCGAGGTGGGATGCAGGATCTGGGGCGCATGGTCATTCTGATCTACCACATAGATGTGCACCGTGGCTGTGCTACTGAGAGGTGGCATCCCCGAATCTTGGGCCTGAATGACGACTTGGAATTCCCTCAGCTTTTCGTAGTCAAAGGAGCCGATGGCATAAAGGCTACCAGTGTCAGGTTTGATGGAGACATAGGAGGTGACAGGTAGCCCTTGGATCTCTCCATACAGCAAAGAGTAGGAAATGTAGGCATTTTCATTGGCGTCAGGGTCAAAGGCTATGGCAGTGCAAAGGAAAGCCCCTGGAACATTGTTCTCGGGGATATACACCGAGTACGCGGCCTGTTCAAACTGTGGTGGGTTGTCATTGATGTCTGAGATGTCCACCTGGACCATCCTGAATGATGACAAGGGAGGAACACCAGCGTCGGTGGCAGTGATGGTGACATTATAGCTGGAGGTCTTCTCCCGGTCAAGGAGCTCTTGGGTAACCAAGGCGTAAGAGTTTTTGAGGGGATTGAGTCTGAAAGGCAGGTCAGAGGGGATGCTGAGGCTGACTTGGCCATTGGGTCCAGCATCTCGGTCGGTGACACTCACTAAGGCCACCATGGTGTCCGGCTGGGCATCCTCAGGGATGGGGCTGTACAGGGAAGTCAAGAGCACCTTGGGGGGGTTGTCGTTGGCGTCCAGGACGGTGACCAGGACCCTGCAGTGCCCGGTCATGGGGACAGGGCCCCCATCGGTGGCCTGGAGGTAGAGCTCGTAGTTGGCAGCCTCCTCACGGTCCAGAGAGGCGTTGAGCCGGACCTCCCCAGAGTCTGGGTCCACGCGGAAGAGCCTCCGGACCTCCTCCGAGGCGTAGCGGCCAAGGGAGTAGCGGAGGGCTCCATTGGGCCCCTCATCGGGGTCCCAGGCCTTCACGGCAGCCACCAACGTCCCTGGGGGAGCCTCCTCGGACAGGGTGGCCGCGTAGGTGGCCCTCTCGAAGGCTGGCGGGTTGTCGTTGGCATCCAGGACCCGTAGAGCAAGGGCAGCGGTGCCGGAGCGGGGAGGGTGGCCCCCGTCGAGGGCGGCCAGCTCCAGGCGGTGTCCGGCAGCCCTCTCGCGGTCCAGGGGCTGGAGCAGCACCAGGGCCAGCAGCCCCTCGCCAGCATCGAGTCCGAAGAGTGGGCTGGGGCTGAGGCGGTAGGTGCGGACGGCGTTGGATCCGGCGTCTGGGTCCCGGGCGCCCTCGAGGGGGAAGCGGGAGCCCGGCACGGCCGCCTCACTCACCTCCAGGCGGTACTCTGGGCGCGGAAAGGCTGGCGCGTGGTCGTTCACGTCCAGGACCTCCACCTCCAGGGAGTGGACCTCGACGGGGccctccagcaccagctccagcCCCAGGAggcacgaggaggaggaggaggaggaggaaggggccccgCAGAGCGCCTCCCGGTCCATCCGCTCCCGCACCACCAGCATCCCCCGAGGGGCCTCCAGCGCCAGGAAGGGGCGGCCGCTGCCCGAAGTTAGACGGGGTCCCCGCGAGGCCAGTTGTCCGGGCTCCAGGGCCAGCGAGGATGCCAGGTCCCCCACCACCGACCCCGGGGGCAGCTCCTCCTCCACCGCGAAACGGAGCTGGGCCCCGACGGGGAGCAgaagcaggagaaggaagaggaggaggaaggagaaggagaaggggagacCCGAGGGCTGCATGGCAGGAGCCCTGCCAGGAGCGGCATCCAGGCGCCTAGAGGGAGGCGAGGAGGCCCGGCGTCTCAGGAGTCCCTGCTCTGCTCTTCCCGGCCCTTCGCCTCATGGCTCCCAGGCGGCCACAGACTGCCCGGCTCctctttcctgccttccttcttcctcGAGGGGTGATGATGAcgacgctgctgctgctggaaggcTGGGGAGGGAGGGCTCAGCACCTGGGCTGCCCCGGggcggccgaggaggaggaggaaagaaggaggaagaggaaggaggagaaagggggaagagaagaagaagaggaggaggaaggaggagaaaggaggaagagaagaggaggaggaggaaggaggaagagaataagagcaggaagaggaagaggagaagaaaaggacgaggaagaaggagggagggaggaagaggaaggaggaggaaggaaggaggaagagaagaagaggaggaggaggaaggaaggaggaagagaaaggagggagaggaggaggaggaaggaggaatagAAGGattaggaggaaggaaggaggaagaggaggagtaggaaggaaggaggagaaaggaggaagagaagaagaggaggaggaaggaaggaggagaaaggaggaagagaaggaaaaggaagaagagcaggaagaaggaagagacgaagaagaagaagaggaaagaaaaggaaaaaggagaagaaggaagaagagaagaagaggaggaagaaatcacGGGGGCAAGGGCCAAACCCAAAGTgtggggagaaaggagagccactgcccccttcctttctcctcaccCTCCTCCCTCCGTCCCTTCCAAGTCCCCCAAGCTGCCCCCGGCTTCCAGAGCCCCAGAGGCCGCCCCTCCTTGGAAgagcccttcttcttccccccTGCTGAGGGGCGCCTGAGGGGCTTCCTCTCCCGAGGCTGGAAATGGGGGCTGGCTTCTGCCCCTCCTGCTGCCAGCGGCGCTGTcggcttcctcctccctccctctggacCCTGGGGCTCCTGAGGGAGAGGCTCCTTCCCAGCCAGTGGAGGGGCTTCAGCTCCAAAGGCGAGGAGGATGGCGCTGAGgggattgctgctgctgctgctgcgggaggaggaggaggcgacgCCGGTGTTGTCTTTTTCTTGAGCGGGGCCCCTCGGCCTCCATGTCCCCTGAGGGAGAGAGGTTCTGCtctaaggaagggaaagaagagctCCCTTCTCCCGCCTCTTCTGGGCTCCTCTTGGTGCTTCAGAAGAGCCAGGGCTTTATACTCTCCCTCctcatccctccctctctccttccctttctctctctctctctggtctgcTCCAGTGTCATCGACACTACGCCACCTGAACAGTCTGACACTGAAAACATGCTCATAgcatcacagaatcctagagttgggagagaccccaagggccatccagtccaaccccattctgccatgcaggaactctccatcaaagcatcccctgcttaaagacctccaaagaaagagactccactacactccgaggaaggagtgtgtcccactgtcgaacagcccttactgtcaggaagttcttcataatgttgaggtggaatctcttttcctgtagcttgcatccattgctccgggtcctagtctctggagcagcagaaaacaagcttgctccttcctcaatatgacatcccttcaagtatttaagtatcatatcacctcttaaccttctcttctccaggctaaacatccccagctccctaagtcgatcctcataggacttggtttccaggctcttcaccattttagtcaccttcctttagacacgctccagttagctgtgttggccatttaacaaacgcaaacaaaaatccatcagtgatacctttatcggccaaccaaaatgcaca
Encoded proteins:
- the PCDHAC2 gene encoding protocadherin alpha-C2, producing the protein MQPSGLPFSFSFLLLFLLLLLLPVGAQLRFAVEEELPPGSVVGDLASSLALEPGQLASRGPRLTSGSGRPFLALEAPRGMLVVRERMDREALCGAPSSSSSSSSCLLGLELVLEGPVEVHSLEVEVLDVNDHAPAFPRPEYRLEVSEAAVPGSRFPLEGARDPDAGSNAVRTYRLSPSPLFGLDAGEGLLALVLLQPLDRERAAGHRLELAALDGGHPPRSGTAALALRVLDANDNPPAFERATYAATLSEEAPPGTLVAAVKAWDPDEGPNGALRYSLGRYASEEVRRLFRVDPDSGEVRLNASLDREEAANYELYLQATDGGPVPMTGHCRVLVTVLDANDNPPKVLLTSLYSPIPEDAQPDTMVALVSVTDRDAGPNGQVSLSIPSDLPFRLNPLKNSYALVTQELLDREKTSSYNVTITATDAGVPPLSSFRMVQVDISDINDNPPQFEQAAYSVYIPENNVPGAFLCTAIAFDPDANENAYISYSLLYGEIQGLPVTSYVSIKPDTGSLYAIGSFDYEKLREFQVVIQAQDSGMPPLSSTATVHIYVVDQNDHAPQILHPTSANASVAVEMIPRLASAGYLVTKIIAIDADSGQNAWLFFHLAQASAPDLFSVEVHNGEVRTTRKLSEDSPPTFNLTILVRDNGEPALSSSVSINIAVVDRISRIIPDTRRHIKSSRSYSEITLYLIVALGSVSFIFLLTILVLAVLKCHKDSMHGKSYCVGFCGTPQERYPVEMYKQASNHLDAGMSASLKVQPHFVEVRGNGSLSKTYCYKTCLTAGSGSDTFMFYNTGVPTGIYPRTVMPERHLTGQSEQSSQNLIVFKSEPITPSEFLGCLCSRMGFCSIKKPNVTFAHSHK